From one Triticum aestivum cultivar Chinese Spring chromosome 4B, IWGSC CS RefSeq v2.1, whole genome shotgun sequence genomic stretch:
- the LOC123090455 gene encoding anthocyanin regulatory R-S protein-like, whose protein sequence is MAEAMPLSAAGDCVVSPLRPPFPVKAEPAPTPTEPIERCSWTGVVRVSTPPVWLGASAEQEQACFEQWYQQRLAEEHREGEYLEMLERDAEEERREAEEEEECRARAGPAQPAADNVARAWSTAFLWAGPAPTLITSPAPTPPPPWEPPAGRQLSYHLAAAVRSINWTYAIFWSISTGPAGVLAWKEGFYNGEIKTRKMTSSTTTTEPRSQQLRELYESLLSGGNSDRRARLSPEDLGDAEWYYTISMSYTFRPGQGLPGKSFASNQHVWVYNAQSADTKTFERALLAKTVPIKTVVCIPFMGGVLELGTSDPVLEDSNMVHQIGTSFWELHLPSFPACSKSEEPCSNPSLANETSEAGIMLEDLDHNAIEGMISELREVECLSDVNLECVTKEMDEFQFLLEGLDSCALEDNWVMDRSFEFISSPQTVSSMDYPCTEDVIVTLSSSVQGTRPSCFIAWRRSLELKDMVVRVTDTEESQKLLKKIVAGGAWTNNGDGGSMARDRESNIKNHVISERRRRERLNEMFMVLKSLVPSIHKVDKASILLQTIAYLKELEQRVKELESNRATIEWRLHDVVGGKKNVSVGSKRKALEREHNDGQSNIVNVTEM, encoded by the exons ATGGCGGAGGCCATGCCGCTGTCTGCGGCCGGCGACTGCGTCGTGTCACCGTTGAGGCCGCCGTTCCCCGTCAAGGCCGAGCCGGCGCCGACCCCCACTGAGCCCATCGAGCGCTGCTCTTGGACCGGGGTGGTGCGCGTTAGCACGCCGCCGGTCTGGCTGGGGGCGTCAGCGGAGCAAGAGCAGGCGTGCTTCGAGCAATGGTACCAGCAAAGGCTGGCTGAGGAGCACCGTGAGGGGGAGTACCTCGAAATGCTGGAGCGCGACGCCGAGGAGGAGcgccgcgaggcggaggaggaggaggagtgtcgTGCTCGCGCTGGTCCAGCCCAGCCGGCAGCGGACAACGTCGCTAGAGCCTGGTCGACGGCATTCCTGTGGGCTGGCCCGGCGCCGACGCTCATCACCTCAccggccccgacgccgccgccgccttgg GAACCGCCGGCGGGGAGGCAGTTGAGCTACCACCTCGCCGCTGCTGTGAGGAGCATCAACTGGACGTATGCCATTTTCTGGTCCATCTCCACCGGCCCAGCGGG AGTTCTGGCGTGGAAGGAAGGATTCTACAATGGCGAGATAAAGACGAGAAAGATGACCAGCTCAACCACGACGACGGAGCCGAGAAGCCAGCAACTGAGGGAGCTCTACGAGTCGCTCTTGTCCGGCGGCAACTCCGACCGCCGGGCAAGGCTCTCGCCGGAGGATCTCGGCGACGCTGAGTGGTACTACACCATAAGCATGAGTTACACCTTCCGGCCTGGCCAAGG GTTGCCAGGCAAAAGCTTTGCGAGCAATCAACACGTTTGGGTGTACAATGCTCAATCCGCAGATACCAAAACTTTCGAGCGCGCGCTCTTAGCAAAG ACCGTGCCTATTAAG ACAGTCGTTTGCATTCCCTTTATGGGTGGTGTGCTCGAGCTCGGGACGTCGGATCCG GTTTTGGAGGACTCGAACATGGTGCATCAGATCGGCACATCTTTCTGGGAGCTTCACTTACCATCGTTCCCGGCATGCTCGAAATCAGAGGAGCCATGCTCCAACCCATCATTAGCAAACGAAACCAGCGAGGCTGGCATCATGTTGGAAGACCTCGATCACAACGCCATTGAGGGGATGATCTCTGAGCTAAGGGAGGTCGAGTGCCTCTCTGACGTCAACCTTGAGTGCGTCACAAAGGAGATGGATGAGTTCCAATTCCTCCTCGAGGGGCTGGACAGTTGTGCTCTCGAGGACAACTGGGTCATGGACAGGTCCTTTGAGTTCATTTCTTCCCCGCAAACGGTGTCGTCTATGGACTACCCATGCACGGAAGATGTGATCGTCACTTTAAGTAGCTCCGTTCAAGGTACTCGACCATCCTGTTTTATAGCCTGGAGGAGGTCACTGGAGTTGAAAGATATGGTTGTGCGGGTCACCGACACCGAGGAGTCACAGAAGTTGCTAAAGAAAATTGTGGCTGGCGGTGCATGGACGAACAATGGTGATGGTGGCAGTATGGCAAGAGATCGGGAAAGTAACATCAAGAACCATGTCATATCAGAGAGAAGGCGTCGCGAGAGGCTCAACGAGATGTTCATGGTTCTCAAGTCACTCGTCCCATCCATTCACAAG GTGGACAAAGCATCAATCCTCCTACAAACGATAGCTTATCTCAAGGAGCTGGAGCAAAGGGTAAAAGAGCTAGAATCCAACAGAGCAACAATAGAATGGAGGCTCCATGATGTCGTAGGCGGGAAGAAGAATGTCTCAGTTGGATccaagaggaaggcattggaaagggAGCATAATGATGGCCAGAGCAACATCGTCAATGTGACCGAGATGTAG